From Thermodesulfatator atlanticus DSM 21156, the proteins below share one genomic window:
- a CDS encoding tetratricopeptide repeat protein, with protein sequence MMKLLPTKIEKERARLLKALEELETPFIYAFPRGLGKDALKVMHLVYTSLRRGGQNVLLIDEDYSIPLESDAEVLLVFGFLRYPEILRFLEAKGLKKVILAENEDLLSESLFSYPIIRLQAEEEKAHILQSPDQVCDLVGFFSRFGFLLPFSIAARILKADEDDFGALVEELAAKGFLSLTESLSPPGLYLESNENLELPSLSLQDVLDAFDPEEPLERSFMAKFFESFFSYPLLKKLLFPEGSWSELRTLFEETLERVKPFFNSPWEFLSWAEGLKAARLFERSFKLLKEGEQKFKGMELFTLSLAEVLGELGVREKKYAHQMRTIFQRLRRQKTGNAYIYLKWAGAEKKLRNFELAEELLESLREVSSLPMVYALYIDLALEAMHLKKAEKLLSEALERFYENIFFLHLKARLHLIKGELEECFRVLSFLKHEVPANAYVFSTEAEAFLAKDLPEKALEVLDKALSRWPDHPVLMHQYARAEIELKRPEKAIEVLEELKEYDPVEPRHWLELSRACFLAREYEKSLSIASQALEQFVYRIPFMHRKAEALIALEKYEEAEKVLKAILKEEPLNPFALCSYARLKLLRAEDASYYLEALKVALKEKKLDFLRYKRLKNYLEILKSWHGEST encoded by the coding sequence ATGATGAAGCTTTTACCTACCAAAATAGAAAAAGAAAGGGCCAGGCTATTAAAAGCCCTTGAGGAATTAGAAACGCCTTTTATTTATGCTTTTCCTCGTGGCCTTGGCAAAGATGCCTTAAAAGTTATGCATCTTGTTTACACTTCTCTTAGGCGGGGCGGGCAAAACGTATTACTTATTGACGAAGATTACTCAATCCCCCTTGAGTCAGATGCTGAGGTGCTTCTGGTCTTTGGGTTTCTCAGATATCCTGAAATCTTGAGATTTCTTGAAGCCAAGGGCCTTAAAAAGGTAATTTTGGCCGAAAATGAGGACCTTCTTTCAGAGAGCCTTTTTAGTTATCCCATCATTCGTCTTCAGGCCGAAGAAGAAAAAGCTCATATTTTGCAGAGCCCTGACCAGGTGTGCGATTTGGTCGGCTTTTTTTCAAGATTTGGGTTTTTACTGCCTTTTTCCATTGCCGCCCGCATTCTTAAAGCAGACGAAGACGACTTTGGGGCCCTGGTGGAAGAGCTTGCAGCCAAAGGGTTCTTAAGCCTTACGGAATCTTTATCTCCGCCTGGCTTATATCTTGAAAGCAATGAGAATTTAGAGCTTCCTTCTCTCAGTCTTCAGGATGTTCTTGATGCTTTTGATCCTGAAGAACCCCTTGAACGCAGTTTTATGGCAAAGTTTTTTGAAAGCTTTTTTTCCTATCCCTTGCTTAAAAAGCTTCTTTTTCCCGAAGGCAGCTGGTCAGAGCTTCGCACTCTTTTTGAAGAAACCCTTGAGAGGGTAAAGCCTTTTTTTAATAGCCCCTGGGAATTTTTGAGCTGGGCAGAAGGGCTTAAGGCAGCACGCCTTTTTGAGCGTTCTTTTAAGCTGCTTAAAGAGGGCGAGCAAAAATTCAAGGGCATGGAGCTTTTTACCCTGAGCCTGGCAGAGGTTCTGGGAGAGCTGGGCGTAAGGGAAAAAAAATATGCCCACCAGATGAGAACTATCTTTCAAAGACTTCGGCGACAAAAAACCGGAAATGCTTACATTTACCTTAAGTGGGCGGGTGCAGAGAAGAAGTTACGCAATTTTGAGCTTGCAGAGGAGTTACTGGAAAGCTTGCGGGAAGTTTCTTCTCTTCCGATGGTTTATGCTCTTTACATAGATCTTGCCCTTGAAGCCATGCATCTTAAAAAAGCCGAAAAGCTCCTTTCAGAAGCCCTTGAGCGCTTTTACGAAAACATTTTCTTTCTGCACCTTAAGGCGCGCTTACACCTGATCAAAGGCGAGCTTGAGGAATGTTTTAGAGTTTTAAGCTTTCTTAAACATGAAGTGCCAGCCAATGCGTATGTTTTTTCCACAGAGGCCGAAGCCTTTTTAGCAAAAGATCTGCCAGAGAAGGCTTTAGAGGTTCTTGATAAGGCCCTTAGCAGGTGGCCTGATCATCCAGTGCTCATGCATCAGTATGCTAGGGCTGAAATCGAACTCAAAAGGCCGGAAAAAGCCATAGAAGTGCTAGAAGAGCTGAAAGAATACGATCCCGTTGAACCTCGCCACTGGCTTGAGCTATCAAGGGCCTGTTTCCTGGCCAGAGAATATGAAAAGTCTCTTAGCATTGCGAGCCAGGCCCTTGAGCAATTTGTTTACAGGATACCCTTCATGCATCGCAAGGCCGAGGCCCTGATTGCCCTTGAAAAATACGAGGAAGCCGAAAAGGTGCTCAAAGCCATTTTGAAAGAAGAGCCTCTCAATCCCTTTGCCCTTTGTTCTTATGCCAGGTTAAAACTTCTCAGGGCAGAAGACGCCTCGTACTACCTTGAGGCCCTTAAAGTGGCCCTCAAAGAAAAGAAGCTTGATTTCCTGCGTTACAAACGTTTGAAGAATTATCTTGAAATCCTTAAATCATGGCACGGAGAATCGACGTAA
- the cmr3 gene encoding type III-B CRISPR module-associated protein Cmr3 translates to MRWLRIKPLDVLFFRRPGPFSAGGVFVAETEIVPGILPFIGAIRAEAARALGLSPAVLRKGHESLGGPDSLGRLKFCGPFLAKDGRVFFPAPKAAAYHEGLGKMVFSYPEEPEGACLSLPDGFGIWQLPKGYSPPAEEFFLGEESYFDLFKNAETFTSEGDRAFVSDFFEIERRVGIALEKGSRRVREGHLYTQSVVRLKDGVSFVVGVSGLPSEFPEKGVLTLGGEGKLALYETMDSPPLPFANRPEAKGGARMAFVVLATLGVFKSGPLPALPLSALKARLVGAVVPKAKVLGGFDISRNRPRPLVKTVSAGAVYALLFEDALTKEQEEKIFENFWARPLADDFSFYPYGQAGFGLSFVCLSKFQGGV, encoded by the coding sequence ATGCGCTGGTTACGGATAAAACCCCTTGACGTGTTGTTTTTCAGAAGACCAGGGCCTTTTAGCGCCGGCGGGGTCTTTGTGGCTGAGACAGAGATTGTGCCGGGCATTTTGCCCTTCATAGGTGCTATTCGCGCAGAAGCTGCGCGGGCACTTGGGCTTTCGCCAGCGGTGCTGCGCAAGGGCCATGAAAGCCTCGGTGGTCCGGACTCCCTGGGCAGGCTGAAATTCTGCGGGCCGTTTCTCGCAAAGGACGGCCGGGTGTTTTTCCCAGCACCGAAAGCCGCGGCTTACCACGAAGGCCTCGGCAAGATGGTCTTTTCCTATCCTGAGGAACCTGAAGGCGCCTGTCTGAGCCTGCCTGATGGATTTGGCATTTGGCAATTACCAAAGGGCTATAGCCCTCCTGCTGAGGAGTTTTTTCTTGGTGAAGAAAGCTATTTTGACCTCTTTAAAAACGCGGAAACCTTCACCTCAGAAGGAGATCGCGCCTTCGTTAGTGATTTTTTCGAGATAGAGCGGCGTGTGGGGATAGCCCTTGAAAAAGGCAGCCGCAGGGTGCGCGAAGGGCATCTATATACCCAGTCGGTTGTAAGGCTGAAAGATGGCGTAAGCTTTGTGGTGGGGGTTTCCGGGCTTCCTTCTGAGTTTCCCGAAAAAGGTGTGCTTACCCTGGGGGGCGAAGGGAAACTTGCCCTTTACGAAACCATGGACTCGCCGCCCCTTCCTTTTGCGAACAGACCTGAGGCGAAGGGTGGTGCGCGTATGGCCTTTGTGGTGCTCGCTACCCTCGGTGTTTTTAAAAGTGGACCTCTCCCCGCTCTGCCTTTAAGTGCACTTAAGGCAAGGCTTGTGGGCGCTGTGGTCCCGAAAGCAAAAGTGCTCGGAGGGTTTGACATTTCGCGCAACAGGCCAAGGCCCTTGGTGAAAACCGTTTCTGCTGGGGCAGTCTATGCCCTTTTATTTGAGGACGCCCTTACCAAAGAGCAAGAGGAAAAGATTTTCGAAAACTTTTGGGCTAGGCCCCTGGCAGACGACTTTTCTTTTTACCCATACGGCCAGGCAGGCTTTGGCCTGAGCTTTGTCTGCTTAAGCAAATTCCAAGGAGGTGTTTAA
- the cas6 gene encoding CRISPR system precrRNA processing endoribonuclease RAMP protein Cas6, with the protein MPVKRTVLLKAQEDILLPKSPGLWLHALFFKWLEKSHPELGKELHGAAPAPFSLSTLIGLKRKQKKLVLKGEEYVSFEVAGLAPQVEEWLLAAGEEEILFNQQKILLIPAGLKQKTFQQLVCQSKEKTFSYVSPATFRHYGRNLPLPVPELVFGSLLRRWHSFAEKGLLPVEDHVADILLKKFELKSRMIDLQKYRLSAFVGSTTFLAASKEAEVLLGSLAGFAVFAGVGYKTTMGFGCVEVHGT; encoded by the coding sequence ATGCCGGTTAAGCGCACGGTACTTTTAAAGGCCCAAGAAGATATTTTGCTTCCCAAAAGCCCCGGGCTTTGGTTGCATGCCCTTTTTTTTAAGTGGCTTGAGAAAAGCCATCCTGAGCTTGGCAAAGAACTCCACGGGGCCGCCCCGGCCCCATTTTCTCTCTCTACTTTAATTGGCCTTAAGAGGAAGCAAAAAAAATTAGTCTTAAAGGGCGAGGAATACGTATCTTTTGAAGTGGCGGGCCTTGCCCCTCAGGTGGAAGAATGGCTTCTGGCGGCAGGAGAAGAAGAAATATTGTTTAACCAGCAAAAAATTTTGCTAATTCCCGCAGGTCTTAAGCAGAAGACCTTTCAGCAACTGGTTTGTCAAAGCAAAGAAAAGACTTTTTCTTACGTCTCACCCGCTACTTTTCGTCACTACGGCAGAAATCTTCCCCTTCCTGTGCCGGAGCTTGTGTTTGGCAGTCTCTTAAGACGCTGGCATAGTTTCGCTGAAAAAGGCCTGCTTCCAGTTGAAGACCACGTGGCCGACATTTTGCTCAAAAAGTTCGAACTTAAAAGCCGCATGATTGACCTCCAGAAGTATCGTCTCTCAGCCTTTGTGGGTTCAACTACTTTTTTAGCGGCCTCAAAGGAAGCCGAAGTTTTGCTGGGAAGCCTGGCAGGTTTTGCTGTTTTTGCCGGGGTTGGTTACAAAACAACCATGGGCTTTGGATGTGTGGAGGTTCACGGAACATGA
- the cmr5 gene encoding type III-B CRISPR module-associated protein Cmr5, whose protein sequence is MKVHRMLEQQRAREASLAVAEAKEKTKFSEYVSLVKKFPALVVRNGLGPAVAFLLSKGKGKNRNSHALLARQLEDWLCRKAPHSPFKGKDLSLIEAIAKGSSQEYLMVSREALAYLKWLKLLASAEGKDEKEKQE, encoded by the coding sequence ATGAAGGTGCATCGTATGCTCGAACAACAGCGCGCCAGAGAGGCCAGCCTTGCTGTAGCAGAGGCCAAAGAGAAAACCAAGTTTAGTGAATACGTCTCCCTGGTAAAAAAGTTCCCTGCACTGGTGGTGCGAAATGGCCTTGGTCCGGCGGTGGCTTTTTTGTTAAGCAAAGGCAAAGGAAAAAATCGAAACTCGCACGCCTTGCTTGCACGGCAACTTGAAGATTGGCTCTGCCGCAAGGCACCACATTCGCCTTTTAAAGGGAAAGACCTAAGTCTTATTGAGGCCATTGCCAAGGGTTCTTCTCAGGAATACCTCATGGTAAGCCGTGAAGCACTTGCCTATCTCAAATGGTTAAAACTTCTGGCATCAGCAGAGGGAAAAGATGAAAAAGAAAAGCAAGAGTAA
- the cmr6 gene encoding type III-B CRISPR module RAMP protein Cmr6, with protein sequence MKKKSKSKNDRPERKFYPLPEDTRKILEATAPAKRAANFSLLFYRYLAFRGSDCSLSGKDKSDVWFEVRGGFSQGNTFRRPLFEALKKRTAALREGLIQRHFTVKELVLEAKSPLVLGFGLESVLEAGLLLHHTYGVPYLAGSSLKGLLRFWFALTREALVTELFGTQERAGILHLSDFLPESITDLEKDIINCHYQNYYAEKAPPTEAETPVPVYFLTIPQGAKFRGLIWLTDRTYAQHFDDVLTALEEALSEWGVGAKTAQGYGRMRVHAG encoded by the coding sequence ATGAAAAAGAAAAGCAAGAGTAAAAACGACAGACCCGAGAGAAAGTTTTATCCGCTTCCGGAAGACACCAGAAAGATTCTGGAAGCTACCGCGCCTGCTAAACGGGCCGCCAATTTTTCCCTTTTGTTTTATCGCTACCTTGCCTTTAGAGGCAGCGATTGCTCCCTTAGTGGCAAGGATAAAAGCGACGTATGGTTTGAGGTAAGGGGCGGTTTCAGCCAGGGAAACACCTTTCGTCGGCCTCTTTTTGAAGCGCTCAAAAAGAGAACAGCCGCCCTTAGAGAGGGGCTAATTCAACGCCATTTTACGGTAAAAGAGCTGGTGCTTGAGGCCAAAAGCCCGCTGGTCCTTGGCTTTGGGCTTGAGTCAGTGCTTGAAGCCGGGCTTCTTTTGCACCACACTTACGGAGTTCCCTATCTTGCAGGAAGCAGTTTAAAGGGTTTGCTGCGCTTCTGGTTTGCTCTCACCAGAGAAGCTTTAGTGACGGAGCTTTTCGGCACCCAGGAGCGTGCCGGGATTTTGCATCTTTCGGACTTTTTGCCGGAAAGCATAACTGATCTTGAAAAAGACATCATAAATTGCCATTACCAAAACTATTACGCAGAAAAAGCCCCTCCCACTGAAGCAGAAACCCCTGTGCCTGTTTATTTTCTGACCATCCCTCAGGGGGCAAAGTTTCGTGGCCTTATATGGCTTACCGACCGAACCTACGCACAACATTTTGACGATGTTTTGACCGCCCTTGAAGAGGCCCTTTCTGAATGGGGAGTGGGAGCTAAAACCGCTCAAGGATACGGACGGATGAGAGTCCATGCCGGTTAA
- the cmr4 gene encoding type III-B CRISPR module RAMP protein Cmr4 yields MSHLLAICHCVSAFHPGAGVSVSHLDLPVQREKGSDLPMMQGSGFKGALRAVARGVLEKDVLNQVFGPEPEAAHEHAGAARFTDLRLLLFPVKSLKGIFTWISSPAVLARFQRELSFFGFKGLKDFEELRNSFDNLSDEDALVTSSCKILLDDKLVLEEFAFNARKEDALGKVAEEIAGLVFPQEPFFKDLLAHNLVIVSDTVMASFAEFSMEVVTRIKINPETGTVDTKTGALWNEENLPAESVLYGFVLTESAPKGLSAKKVAETVKKLAGLHQFGGNATVGRGLVRLNFYGEELS; encoded by the coding sequence ATGTCACACCTTTTAGCTATTTGCCATTGTGTTTCGGCCTTTCATCCCGGTGCAGGGGTAAGTGTTTCGCACCTTGACCTTCCGGTGCAGCGTGAAAAAGGCTCGGACCTTCCCATGATGCAGGGATCAGGATTCAAAGGTGCGCTCCGTGCGGTGGCCAGAGGCGTGCTTGAAAAAGACGTTTTAAATCAGGTTTTTGGCCCTGAGCCTGAAGCTGCCCACGAGCACGCTGGTGCGGCCAGGTTTACGGATCTAAGGCTTTTGCTTTTTCCGGTGAAGTCCCTGAAGGGTATTTTCACCTGGATAAGCTCGCCTGCAGTGCTTGCGCGGTTTCAGAGAGAGCTTTCTTTCTTTGGGTTCAAAGGGCTTAAGGATTTTGAAGAGTTGAGAAACTCCTTTGATAACCTAAGTGACGAAGATGCCCTGGTGACCTCTTCGTGCAAAATTTTGCTCGACGATAAGCTCGTGCTTGAAGAATTTGCCTTCAATGCCAGGAAGGAAGACGCCCTTGGCAAGGTGGCAGAGGAAATAGCAGGGCTTGTGTTTCCCCAAGAACCCTTTTTTAAAGACCTTCTGGCGCATAATCTCGTGATAGTGAGTGATACGGTGATGGCCTCCTTTGCGGAGTTTTCCATGGAAGTTGTCACCCGCATTAAGATTAATCCAGAGACTGGCACGGTTGACACAAAAACAGGCGCGCTCTGGAATGAAGAAAACCTGCCTGCTGAAAGCGTGCTTTACGGCTTTGTCCTGACAGAAAGTGCGCCTAAAGGCCTTTCGGCAAAAAAAGTAGCTGAAACCGTGAAGAAACTTGCCGGGCTTCACCAGTTTGGTGGCAATGCCACGGTGGGCCGTGGGCTTGTGCGTCTAAATTTTTACGGGGAGGAGCTTTCATGA